A region of the Methanoculleus sp. SDB genome:
AGGTCTGGTAACATATGAATATAGAATGAAAGAATCCGTCACTTTTTCAACCTTCACTATATCTCCCGATACTCTCCACGCCATCGCCGATATGGGCTTCGAGGAGCCCACCCCTATCCAGACACTCTCGATTCCCCCGATCCTCAACGGAGATGATGTGACCGGCCAGGCCCAGACAGGGACCGGTAAAACCGCTGCATTCGGCATCCCCGCCATCGAACGGGTCGATACCGGAGACCGTGCAACCCAGGTCATCGTTCTCTCGCCGACGCGCGAACTGGCAATCCAGACTGCAGAGGAATTTGCACGGCTGGCAAAATACCATCCAAGGCTCACCGTGCTTCCCGTCTACGGGGGGCAGCCCATCGAACGGCAGTTCAGGGGGCTGAAATCCGGGGCGCATATCGTTGTCGGGACGCCGGGACGTGTACTTGATCACCTCGACCGCGGCACCCTGTCCCTCTCGAACGTGAAGATGGTCGTCCTCGACGAGGCGGACCAGATGCTCGATATGGGCTTTCGCGATGATATCGAGTTAATCCTCGGCGAAACGCACCGCGACCGTCAGACAATCCTGTTCTCGGCGACGCTCCCGAAACCGATTCTCGAAATCACGAAGAGATTTCAGAAAAATCCCCGATTCGTCCGTGTCCAGCACGGGGAACTGATCGTTCCGCAGATAGAGCAGCTGTACCTCGAAGTCAGAAACCGGGACAAACTCGAAATTCTCTCCCGGCTCCTCGACATGTACGATCCGGGCCTTACCCTCGTCTTTTCCAATACGAAAAAAGGAGTCGACGAACTGGCGTCCCAGATGCACAACCGGGGATATTCCGCAGCCGGCCTTCACGGCGATCTCAAACAGGTGCAGCGTGACCGTGTAATGGGCGCTTTTCGTAACGGCGCAATCGATGTGCTCATCGCCACCGACGTGGCGGCGCGCGGGATAGACGTCGAGGATGTCGACCTGGTCATCAATTTCGATGTCCCGCAGGATGTCGAGTATTACGTCCACCGTATCGGGCGGACGGCGCGGGCCGGAAAGCAGGGCCGGGCGATCACATTCGTTGACCCGAAAGAGATCTTCAAGCTCCGATCAATCCAGAAATACGCACGAATCACGATTGCGCGGATCCCCCTCCCGACAGCCCGTGACGTTGAGGAAAGCAGGATGCGTAACCTTACCGAATCGGTAAAAGAGACGATCGATTCCGGCGATATCGGGAAATACCGGGAGATAGTCGAACGGATGATGATTGATGAATACACATCCATCGATATCGCCGCAGCCCTCCTGAAACGGGCGCTCGATACCGGAACCGAGCCGGATCAGGCACCCGAACTCCCGCATCACGACCCGGGAGCGGAGCCGGGAATGGTTCGCCTGTACCTGAATTTCGGCAGGGACCAGCGTATCAGGCCGAAGGATATCGTGGGTGCGGTTGCGAACGAAGCCGGCATCCCCGGCAGATCCATCGGTGCCATCAGCATATACGGCACGTATTCGGTCTTTGAAGTCCCGCAGGACACGGCGGCCCTTGTTGTCGAACGGATGAAAGACCGTTCAATCGGGGGCGTGCGGCTGACAGACGGCAATACTCTCGGATATGCCTCCGTCGTGAAAGGCGAAGAAAAATCCGGACGCCGTTAAGCGCCTGTGGGATGAAATCCGGCAGGTTCCCTCTTTTTTTACTATCGCTCCGCCCTCGAGCAATGCCACCCGGGCGCAGGCTGTAATGCGGGCACGGACAGGATCATCAGGTTGCCAGGATACCGCAGGAATAAAATAGGCCGGGGATGAGGGGAAATCCCCGGGAGAGGAGAGGGATCAGATGAAATTCTGCGACGTGATACTGATCCGGGAGGTGGGGTTTATTCTCTCTGTGCTCATTCCGTAATCGGGTTACATTTCGTTCGCATTTTCATACCGGCACCGCATTTGCCGCCGCCGGGAGGGGCGGGGAAATCAAGCTCGTCACCATGCTCTTCCATGAACTGCTGCATCAGTTGACGGGCCGTTTCCCTGTCACCGCTTTCGATGGCAGCGCGGATAGCGGAGACATCATACCCCTGCTCTTCGAGCCGGTCGAG
Encoded here:
- a CDS encoding RNA helicase, with translation MKESVTFSTFTISPDTLHAIADMGFEEPTPIQTLSIPPILNGDDVTGQAQTGTGKTAAFGIPAIERVDTGDRATQVIVLSPTRELAIQTAEEFARLAKYHPRLTVLPVYGGQPIERQFRGLKSGAHIVVGTPGRVLDHLDRGTLSLSNVKMVVLDEADQMLDMGFRDDIELILGETHRDRQTILFSATLPKPILEITKRFQKNPRFVRVQHGELIVPQIEQLYLEVRNRDKLEILSRLLDMYDPGLTLVFSNTKKGVDELASQMHNRGYSAAGLHGDLKQVQRDRVMGAFRNGAIDVLIATDVAARGIDVEDVDLVINFDVPQDVEYYVHRIGRTARAGKQGRAITFVDPKEIFKLRSIQKYARITIARIPLPTARDVEESRMRNLTESVKETIDSGDIGKYREIVERMMIDEYTSIDIAAALLKRALDTGTEPDQAPELPHHDPGAEPGMVRLYLNFGRDQRIRPKDIVGAVANEAGIPGRSIGAISIYGTYSVFEVPQDTAALVVERMKDRSIGGVRLTDGNTLGYASVVKGEEKSGRR